A single region of the Vicia villosa cultivar HV-30 ecotype Madison, WI linkage group LG4, Vvil1.0, whole genome shotgun sequence genome encodes:
- the LOC131599986 gene encoding sirohydrochlorin ferrochelatase, chloroplastic-like isoform X3: protein MLVKSLSFPSNLFPSEIGTNQRWAPSKSSNSLGFSSKLQFLRKSTQNSSGVGHDDAVIIVDHGSRRKESNLMLNEFVEMFRNKTGYKIVEPAHMELAEPSIGDAFQSCVQQGAHRVIISPFFLGPGKHWSKDIPALSAEAAKQHPGVSYIVTAPLGLHELLVDVVNDRINYCLKHVAGDADECSVCAGTGKCILNQ from the exons ATGCTTGTGAAGTCTCTCTCATTTCCTTCAAATCTCTTCCCAAG TGAAATTGGAACAAACCAAAGATGGGCACCCTCGAAATCCTCGAATTCTCTCGGTTTTTCTTCAAAGCTTCAATTTTTGCGTAAAAGCACTCAAAACTCATCTGGGGTTGGTCACGATGATGCAGTCATAATTGTGGATCATGGGTCACGTCGCAAAGAGTCCAATCTAATGCTTA ATGAGTTTGTGGAGATGTTTAGAAACAAAACTGGATACAAGATTGTGGAGCCTGCTCACATG GAACTAGCAGAACCATCAATTGGAGATGCTTTTCAATCTTGCGTTCAGCAAGGGGCACACCGTGTTATTATCAGTCCCTTTTTCCTCGGTCCTGGAAAGCATTGGAGTAAG GATATTCCTGCCTTGAGTGCAGAGGCAGCAAAGCAACACCCTGGTGTATCATACATTGTTACTGCGCCCCTTGGACTCCATGAGCTACTTGTG GATGTCGTGAATGATAGGATCAATTATTGCTTGAAGCATGTAGCTGGAGACGCAGATGAGTGTTCAGTTTGTGCTGGGACTGGAAAATGCATACTTAATCAATAA
- the LOC131599986 gene encoding sirohydrochlorin ferrochelatase, chloroplastic-like isoform X2: MLVKSLSFPSNLFPSFSASEIGTNQRWAPSKSSNSLGFSSKLQFLRKSTQNSSGVGHDDAVIIVDHGSRRKESNLMLNEFVEMFRNKTGYKIVEPAHMELAEPSIGDAFQSCVQQGAHRVIISPFFLGPGKHWSKDIPALSAEAAKQHPGVSYIVTAPLGLHELLVDVVNDRINYCLKHVAGDADECSVCAGTGKCILNQ; encoded by the exons ATGCTTGTGAAGTCTCTCTCATTTCCTTCAAATCTCTTCCCAAG TTTTTCTGCAAGTGAAATTGGAACAAACCAAAGATGGGCACCCTCGAAATCCTCGAATTCTCTCGGTTTTTCTTCAAAGCTTCAATTTTTGCGTAAAAGCACTCAAAACTCATCTGGGGTTGGTCACGATGATGCAGTCATAATTGTGGATCATGGGTCACGTCGCAAAGAGTCCAATCTAATGCTTA ATGAGTTTGTGGAGATGTTTAGAAACAAAACTGGATACAAGATTGTGGAGCCTGCTCACATG GAACTAGCAGAACCATCAATTGGAGATGCTTTTCAATCTTGCGTTCAGCAAGGGGCACACCGTGTTATTATCAGTCCCTTTTTCCTCGGTCCTGGAAAGCATTGGAGTAAG GATATTCCTGCCTTGAGTGCAGAGGCAGCAAAGCAACACCCTGGTGTATCATACATTGTTACTGCGCCCCTTGGACTCCATGAGCTACTTGTG GATGTCGTGAATGATAGGATCAATTATTGCTTGAAGCATGTAGCTGGAGACGCAGATGAGTGTTCAGTTTGTGCTGGGACTGGAAAATGCATACTTAATCAATAA
- the LOC131599986 gene encoding sirohydrochlorin ferrochelatase, chloroplastic-like isoform X1, with protein MLVKSLSFPSNLFPSGVVFFFLIAVSFSASEIGTNQRWAPSKSSNSLGFSSKLQFLRKSTQNSSGVGHDDAVIIVDHGSRRKESNLMLNEFVEMFRNKTGYKIVEPAHMELAEPSIGDAFQSCVQQGAHRVIISPFFLGPGKHWSKDIPALSAEAAKQHPGVSYIVTAPLGLHELLVDVVNDRINYCLKHVAGDADECSVCAGTGKCILNQ; from the exons ATGCTTGTGAAGTCTCTCTCATTTCCTTCAAATCTCTTCCCAAG tggtgttgtttttttctttctgaTTGCTGTTAGTTTTTCTGCAAGTGAAATTGGAACAAACCAAAGATGGGCACCCTCGAAATCCTCGAATTCTCTCGGTTTTTCTTCAAAGCTTCAATTTTTGCGTAAAAGCACTCAAAACTCATCTGGGGTTGGTCACGATGATGCAGTCATAATTGTGGATCATGGGTCACGTCGCAAAGAGTCCAATCTAATGCTTA ATGAGTTTGTGGAGATGTTTAGAAACAAAACTGGATACAAGATTGTGGAGCCTGCTCACATG GAACTAGCAGAACCATCAATTGGAGATGCTTTTCAATCTTGCGTTCAGCAAGGGGCACACCGTGTTATTATCAGTCCCTTTTTCCTCGGTCCTGGAAAGCATTGGAGTAAG GATATTCCTGCCTTGAGTGCAGAGGCAGCAAAGCAACACCCTGGTGTATCATACATTGTTACTGCGCCCCTTGGACTCCATGAGCTACTTGTG GATGTCGTGAATGATAGGATCAATTATTGCTTGAAGCATGTAGCTGGAGACGCAGATGAGTGTTCAGTTTGTGCTGGGACTGGAAAATGCATACTTAATCAATAA